One segment of Panicum virgatum strain AP13 chromosome 3K, P.virgatum_v5, whole genome shotgun sequence DNA contains the following:
- the LOC120699690 gene encoding uncharacterized protein LOC120699690, with protein sequence MEDVWSAVRWWDSWQLRILVLGSLGIQWFLLVAAPMRKYTVRRCFRLCIWLAYISSDALAIYALATLFNRHARATGSSSCDCIANNNKARILEVLWAPVLLIHLGGQEELTAYTIEDNELWTRHTVTLVSQVAVALYAFYKSWPNPSDWKLLASAILLFIIGVISFSEKPWALKKASINRLASVSATIQGTQERTRLAVYLDDLLFSDWYSCSTTTKSGEKLSSLLPAGVGWHNCFTFTESSKKKQPPEQAAGEEDNVRLSAADKVYMVLSDMSLSAAADDLVQRRRARNVQDVLRPLSPKAEELKRWLRGAFGLIYTRANLVFTRTYLVYHVLVVPILHTAALTLFVTSHKDGYDRTDVKITYILLCLTAALDFFAVFIRQLLYRAMSARSVPALCETVPGYNLVDAVLRRRNKDIGCLLLKCATSMDCEEEYLEYCKCGGCCGGGRDYTLYKNVSEMVLADLVDIPPGRDLTNYRVFTVPQPHGSGGNVETTMPQQRQISSRPPGAANWALSEEQQMVCGPEVRHALRGSFDRSVLVWHIATDLCFRLEGRPPANSEQDSHWLRIKCTEAISSYMARLLNFHPDMLLTGSRRHLVSEAMDEFKSILDRTMVDNSGQPLSEDDLTKIIDIGIEAQYKEVPIDIDNEVEYKEVPIDIDNEAEYKEVKSFFHIPKACSLAKELRNLDPSTRWKVMYRVWLGMLFYSASMCRGYLHAKSLGEGGEFLSYVWLVLSLKGAKTLADKLQMLEGGDEEPAQHPDRRLEMLEGDHGVPAPDGLEIN encoded by the exons atggaggatGTGTGGAGTGCTGTGAGATGGTGGGACAGCTGGCAGCTGCGCATCCTCGTCCTCGGCAGCCTCGGCATTCAGTGGTTTCTTCTGGTGGCTGCCCCCATGCGCAAGTACACCGTCCGGCGCTGCTTCAGGCTATGCATATGGCTTGCATACATTAGCAGCGATGCTCTGGCCATCTATGCGCTCGCCACCCTCTTCAACCGTCACGCCAGGGCgaccggcagcagcagctgtgATTGCATTGCGAACAATAATAAGGCGAGGATCCTGGAGGTCCTATGGGCTCCTGTCCTGCTCATCCATCTCGGCGGGCAGGAGGAGCTGACTGCCTACACCATCGAAGACAACGAGCTGTGGACAAGGCACACCGTGACGCTGGTGTCCCAGGTCGCGGTTGCCCTGTACGCCTTCTACAAGTCGTGGCCTAACCCCAGCGACTGGAAGCTACTGGCGTCGGCGATCCTGCTCTTCATCATCGGGGTCATCAGTTTCAGCGAGAAGCCATGGGCCCTCAAGAAAGCCAGCATCAATAGGCTGGCGTCCGTGTCGGCGACGATACAAGGAACGCAGGAGCGTACAAGACTGGCGGTGTACCTGGACGACCTTTTGTTCTCCGACTGGTACAgctgctccaccaccaccaagtcCGGCGAGAAGCTTAGTAGCCTGCTGCCTGCAGGTGTGGGTTGGCACAACTGCTTCACCTTCACCGAGTCGAGCAAGAAGAAGCAGCCGCCGGAGCAGGCGGCGGGTGAGGAGGATAATGTGCGCTTGTCGGCGGCAGATAAAGTCTATATGGTGCTCTCGGACATGTCGCTGTCAGCTGCTGCCGACGACCTTGTGCAGCGGCGCAGAGCTCGAAATGTCCAGGATGTTCTTCGGCCTCTGAGCCCCAAGGCGGAGGAGCTGAAGCGCTGGCTGCGTGGCGCGTTTGGGCTCATCTACACCAGAGCTAATTTGGTTTTCACTCGCACATACCTGGTCTACCATGTGCTGGTGGTGCCGATCCTGCACACCGCCGCCCTGACGCTGTTTGTGACGAGCCACAAGGATGGGTACGACCGCACCGACGTGAAGATCACGTACATCCTCCTGTGCCTCACCGCTGCGCTGGATTTTTTCGCGGTGTTCATCCGCCAGCTGCTGTACCGGGCCATGTCCGCAAGAAGCGTCCCGGCCTTGTGCGAGACGGTGCCAGGCTACAACCTCGTGGACGCGGTTCTCCGGCGGAGGAACAAGGACATTGGGTGCCTGCTGCTCAAGTGCGCCACCAGCATGGACTGCGAGGAGGAGTATCTCGAGTACTGCAAGTGCGgaggctgctgcggcggcggtcgagACTACACATTGTACAAGAATGTGTCGGAGATGGTCCTTGCAGATCTGGTGGATATTCCACCGGGCCGCGACCTTACCAATTACAGGGTCTTCACGGTGCCACAGCCACACGGATCAGGCGGCAATGTCGAGACAACAATGCCGCAGCAGAGGCAGATCAGCAGCCGCCCGCCGGGCGCGGCCAACTGGGCTCTAAGTGAGGAGCAGCAGATGGTGTGCGGCCCCGAGGTACGGCACGCCCTGCGTGGGTCGTTCGACAGGAGCGTCCTCGTCTGGCACATCGCCACCGACCTCTGCTTCCGCTTGGAAGGTCGTCCTCCCGCCAACAGCGAGCAAGACTCACACTGGCTACGCATCAAGTGCACGGAAGCAATATCCAGCTACATGGCTCGGCTGCTGAATTTCCACCCGGACATGCTGCTCACCGGCAGCAGGCGGCACCTGGTCAGTGAAGCCATGGATGAGTTCAAGTCCATCTTGGACCGCACCATGGTAGATAACAGCGGCCAGCCACTCAGCGAAGACGACCTGaccaagatcatcgacatcggTATTGAAGCTCAATACAAGGAG GTGCCCATCGACATCGATAACGAAGTTGAATACAAGGAG GTGCCCATCGACATCGATAACGAAGCTGAATACAAGGAGGTAAAATCTTTCTTCCACATCCCCAAGGCATGCAGTCTTGCAAAGGAGCTGCGGAACCTTGACCCGTCCACGCGCTGGAAGGTGATGTACCGGGTGTGGCTGGGCATGCTCTTCTACTCCGCCAGCATGTGCAGGGGCTACCTGCACGCTAAGAGCTTGGGTGAAGGTGGTGAGTTCCTCTCCTACGTCTGGCTCGTCCTCTCGCTCAAGGGTGCCAAAACCCTGGCCGACAAGCTTCAGATGCTGGAGGGAGGCGACGAGGAACCAGCGCAACACCCAGATCGACGACTTGAGATGCTGGAGGGAGACCACGGGGTACCAGCGCCAGATGGTTTGGAAATTAATTAA